One Streptomyces dangxiongensis genomic window, GCGAGCAGGACGACCGAGCCGACGTAGAACAGGCCCACGCGCCACATGATCGAGTTCACCGCGCGCGGGACGATCTTCTCCGGCTCGGCGGTCTCGCCGGCGGCGACGCCGACCAGTTCGAGGGCGGCGTAGGCGAAGATCACGCCCTGCATGACGAGGACCACCGGCATCGCGCCGTGCGGGAAGAAGCCGCCGTGGTCGGCGATCACACTGAGGCCGGGCCGGGTGCCGTCGACGTCGTGCTGGGTGGCCAGCAGGAAGATGCCGATCAGCATGAAGCTCACGAGGGTGGCGACCTTGATGATCGCGAACCAGAACTCCAGCTCACCGAAGATCTTCACGGAGATCAGGTTCACGGCGAGGACCACCGCGAGGGCGATCAGCGCCAGCACCCACTGGGGGATGGAGGTGAACATGCTCCAGTAGTGCGCGTAGAGCGCGATCGCGGTGATGTCGGCGATGCCGGTGGTCGACCAGTTCAGGAAGTACATCCAGCCGGCGACGTAGGCGCCCTTCTCACCGAGGAACTCTCGCGCGTACGACACGAAGGACCCGGAGGACGGGCGGTACAGGACCAGCTCGCCGAGGGCCCGGACCACGAAGAAGGCGAAGATGCCGCAGATCAGATAGGCCAGGGCGAGCGCCGGGCCCGCGTTGTGCAGGCGTCCGCCGGCGCCCAGGAACAGACCGGTGCCGATGGCGCCACCGATCGCGATCATGTTGACGTGGCGGGCCTTGAGGTCCTTGCTGTAACCGGCGTCGCCCGCGTCCGCGGGCGTCCGGGCCACCTCGGGACGGTCGGCGGCCTGTGTCGTGTCCACGGCGTCCTTGCTGCTCACGGGTGGTTTCACTTCCTGGTGCGCCCGGCCTCGTGGGCCGGGGTTCGTGCAGGTCCTGGCCCGCACCACCCTGGTGTGTCGCGGCACAGACCAAGACAGCAGCTTCCCAGAGGGTCCGGCCGGCACGCGGTGGCCCACGTCACAGAGCGTCCTTTCTCACAGGCCCGGAGGGAGGAAAAGCAGACGTCACGGGGCGTTTCACGGCGACGCGTGAGGTGTCACAGCGTTGCTGGGACAGCGATACTGCTGCACATGACGACCGACACCACGGAGCAGACGGATCCGGGCGGGCCCACGCTGACGATCGACGAGCTGGCCGCGCGGGCGGGCGTCACCGTCCGTACCGTCCGTTTCTACGGCACCAAGGGGCTGCTGCCCCCTCCGGCGCTCGGTCCGCGCCGGGTCGGGCACTACGGACCGGAGCACCTTGCGCGTCTGGCCCTGATCGACGAGTTGCAACGGCAGGGCATGACGCTGTCGGCGATCGAACGGCATCTGCGCCGGCTGCCGCCGGACCTGAGCGCACAGGACCTCGCCATCCACCGGGCGGTGGTGGCCTCCTGGGCGCCGGACACGGTGGAGGCGGTGACGCGCGAGGAACTGCGCCGGCTCGCGGGACGGGAACTGAGCGACACGGACGTGGCCCGGCTGGCCGCCCTGGACGTGGTCGCGTGCGAGGACGGCGGCTACCGGGTCGACGCGGGGCTGCTGCGGCTGGGTGTCGAGCTGCTCGACGTACCGCTGTCGCAGGAGGTGGTTCTCGCGGCACGGGAGGTGCTGCTGGAACACTCACGCGCGGCGGCGCAGGAGCTGTCCCGGCTGCTGCGCGCGGCGGTGTCCGAGCTGGCCGCGGAGGACGTGAAGTCGCTGACGGCCCACATGCACCCGCTGGTGGTACAGGCACTGCTCACGACGTTCCAGCGCTCCCTGCGGCAGGAGCTGCGCGGCTGGCTGAGCGATCCCCGCGAGCCCGCGGGCGGCGAGGCCGACGAGGCCGCAGGCGGCGAAAGCAGCCGGGGCGGGCTGGACGGCTGAGACGGCGACAGCGGCCGGGGCCGGCAGGGCGGGCGGGACGGCGACAGCGGGTGGGGTTGAGGCGGCGCGGGCGCGCCCCGGCGGGGGGCGGAGGGGTTCGCCGGCGGACGCCCTGCGGGCCTGCGGTCGGCAGGCCCGCAGGCCACTGGGTCAGCGGGCGTCCGTGAAGGTCTCCCCCTTCTCGGCCTTCGCCACGAGCAGCGCGGGCGGGGTGAACCGCTCGCCGTAGCGCTCGGCCAGCTCGCGCGCGCGGGCGACGAATCCGGGCAGGCCCCCTTCGTAGCCGTTGATGTACTGGAGGACACCACCGGTCCAGCCGGGGAAGCCGATGCCGAGGACGGAGCCGATGTTCGCGTCGGCGACCGAGGTGAGGACGCCCTCCTCCAGGAGGCGTACGGTGTCGAGGGCCTCGGCGAAGAGCATGCGTTCCTGCATGTCACGGAACGGGATCTCGTACCCGGCCGTGGTGAAGTGCTCGCGCAGGCCCGGCCACAGTCCGGCCCGCCCGCCGTCCTCGGTGTAGTCGTAGAACCCGGCGCCGCCGCTGCGGCCGGGGCGGCCGAACTCGTCGACCATGCGGTCGACGACCGCCTCCGCCGGGTGCGCCGTCCAGGTGCCGCCCGCCTCCTCCACGGCCCGCCGGGTCTCGTGGCGGATCTTGCGCGGGAGGGTGAGGGTCAGCTCGTCCATGAGCGAGAGCACCTTGGCCGGGTAGCCGGCCTGGGCGGCGGCCTGCTCCACGGAGGCGGGCTCGATGCCCTCGCCGACCATGGCGACGCCCTCGTTGATGAAGTGGCCGATCACCCGGGAGGTGAAGAAGCCCCGCGAGTCGTTGACGACGATCGGCGTCTTGTTGAGCTGCCGGACCA contains:
- a CDS encoding MerR family transcriptional regulator — encoded protein: MTTDTTEQTDPGGPTLTIDELAARAGVTVRTVRFYGTKGLLPPPALGPRRVGHYGPEHLARLALIDELQRQGMTLSAIERHLRRLPPDLSAQDLAIHRAVVASWAPDTVEAVTREELRRLAGRELSDTDVARLAALDVVACEDGGYRVDAGLLRLGVELLDVPLSQEVVLAAREVLLEHSRAAAQELSRLLRAAVSELAAEDVKSLTAHMHPLVVQALLTTFQRSLRQELRGWLSDPREPAGGEADEAAGGESSRGGLDG